One segment of Mugil cephalus isolate CIBA_MC_2020 chromosome 14, CIBA_Mcephalus_1.1, whole genome shotgun sequence DNA contains the following:
- the nup153 gene encoding nuclear pore complex protein Nup153 isoform X2, translated as MAATGGGKIRSRRYHIASKPYAKSKQQSGLISRVTDTVKSIVPSWLQKYFKNGDAPEGGEPSQRTDQNCQTPPPPNGSEEGPPPLDGRDSPEPSTSNTEPSTSRASLNFQDYVLLRPPLSRSHLHFTPLDVSSPTLGTSSNLFSQPSTSSAPGPFSTGFSLVKEIKDNLSQHEDDNISTTSGFSSRASDKDVPTSKTASLPQLWSPETDRTNSGPQPSQSSLKKPAFNLSVFGTSSNSTLNSTVMNSSQLGDSPFYPGKTTYGGAAAVKSARTRPGTPYQAPVRRQIKAKPAGASPCGVTSATARRILQSLERMSSPLADAKRIPAADSAAMSRSMDSINPDVSHLQSKKKRMDSNLPPVQKLVVPSSPSVSGNRSVSFRPTLTPGGLSRTLDRNTRETPTRQSPQLPEAIAGPSHSTMGSSGPSYPLSSTPAASGVSSGGGKMKRDRTSTRPPSKRLDDDEVAEVPDLPTISLPISTSALPTFSFSSPLPPLTTSSSTSSSPKTLAVTPAKETLTNKDPPKASTPPCVPFTFSSPIVKATAASPPSFSPSAGFTFSAPVAKLGPSMSNGKLTTPIAAAVKPATSKSTEDFEGPFKPAKTLKQGSVLDLLKAPGFASPVAQISPSTKAAVQQTSTQATAPSSSSTTSFLSSSSEFGGFSQASTGWSCDVCLVNNKQSDTKCVCCAAPQPKSMDSKQSSGTSVGMESSSSNTTSTTTTTGFDTIFSKPAGTWDCDTCLVINKPDAVKCVACETAKPGTGLKPSLTLPSAFSAVKTVSSPTAPVSTGFSGFGDKFKKPEDSWECDTCMVVNKAEDSKCVACTSAKPGSSAETSSSATSAPVFGLGDKFKKPEGTWDCDVCLLQNKAADVQCVACQAAKPGASVEPKAFGSFGSSAGGTSGSSTFGSSTSTPGGFKFGTSDSTAASGSGGFKFGTSSSESSSSSSSGGFKFGLPFGSSSSETTSKDTTASSGFKFGSFGGASSDDKKSDQPAAGAGFKFGVGGGIVFGTASSTADSSSSKGGFTFGLSKPEEKTSDTTTTSSASITFTPPSSSEEKSDTATSSNDTTSTNTNATTTTTTATGSVFSRLGERPPATQGGSTFGSLQAGTEPAVPTFAFGKPEEKKEAAAPSAQPTFLFGAASKDADSAPASTGGFSFGKPSAPTEQPPPPPYTFGKPAEKSETSTSEAPKPSFTFGQSVADSTAAPKPAFSFMAGNPSNSNTSSSSTSTPSLFGTTSSISSTSTTTTTPAPAPSAAPSTFMFGQPAATSSDAPAKAFVFGQSQDNQPPAPSAAPLNSTSAPSPAQPFIFGAPVNAAPAPAPAAAPAFGFGAAAPSAASSSAAPSTAPSPFVFSPAPSGAFGANQTPSFGGSFGSPFIATPSQTPAFGAKPNAAPVFGQQPNSTPVFGAAANSAPGGGFQFGGASAFGATNNASGVFTFGAGSAPSPAPSANPSIAPQQGTPGGGFNFTQPLAFNIGSTKPFTASPAGPQAIAGRKIKTAVRRRK; from the exons CGACCCTGGGGACCTCCAGCAACCTCTTCTCCcagccctccacctcctcagccCCTGGACCTTTTTCCACAGGCTTCTCCTTGGTCAAAGAAATCAAGGATAACCTCTCACAGCATGAAGATGATAACATTTCCACCACAAGTGGATTTTCCTCCCGTGCATCTGACAAGG aTGTCCCCACTTCCAAAACGGCATCACTTCCTCAGCTTTGGTCCCCTGAGACGGACAGAACAAATTCTGGGCCTCAGCCTTCCCAGTCCAGTCTTAAAAAGCCTGCGTTCAACCTGTCTGTCTTTGGAACCTCCTCCAAT tcGACATTAAACAGCACAGTGATGAACTCCAGCCAGCTTGGAGATTCACCTTTCTACCCCGGGAAGACGACATACGGTGGGGCAGCCGCAGTCAAAAGTGCCCGCACTCGCCCTGGAACACCATACCAG GCCCCAGTGAGGAGACAGATTAAGGCCAAGCCTGCTGGTGCTTCGCCATGTGGAGTGACCAGCGCCACAGCCAGACGCATCCTGCAGTCCTTGGAGCGTATGTCGAGCCCACTGGCT GATGCCAAGAGAATCCCAGCAGCAGATTCAGCAGCCATGTCAAGA TCAATGGACAGCATAAATCCAGATGTTTCACATCTCCAGTCAAAAAAGAAACGG ATGGACTCAAACCTCCCACCAGTGCAGAAACTTGTGGTACCTTCTTCACCATCTGTGTCAGGAAACCGCTCCGTGTCCTTCAGGCCAACTTTAACCCCTGGAGGACTGAGCCGAACTCTTGACAGGAACACAAGAGAGACG CCCACAAGACAATCACCACAACTACCTGAAGCAATCGCGGGTCCATCTCACAG CACAATGGGTTCTAGCGGCCCATCCTATCCACTGTCCAGCACACCTGCAGCCAGCGGTGTGAGCTCCGGAGGGGGCAAGATGAAGCGAGATAGGACCAGTACACGCCCCCCGTCCAAACGACTGGACGACGATGAG GTGGCCGAAGTACCGGACCTCCCGACCATTTCACTTCCCATCAGCACATCTGCCTTGCCcaccttcagcttctcctctccCCTACCACCTCTCACCACTTCCTCCTCTACCAGCTCCTCCCCCAAGACCCTTGCGGTCACCCCCGCTAAGGAAACACTCACAAATAAG gatCCACCAAAGGCATCAACGCCCCCCTGTGTACCTTTTACATTTTCCTCCCCTATTGTCAAGGCCACTGCTGCTAGCCcaccttccttttctccttct GCTGGATTTACTTTCAGTGCACCTGTAGCAAAGTTGGGTCCCTCCATGTCAAATGGAAAACTGACCACACCCAtagcagcagcag tgaAGCCAGCAACGAGCAAAAGCACCGAAGATTTTGAAGGACCTTTCAAACCAGCCAAAACTCTAAAGCAGGGGAGCGTGCTGGATCTCCTCAAAGCTCCTG GCTTTGCTTCTCCAGTTGCTCAGATTTCCCCAAGCACCAAAGCTGCTGTCCAGCAGACGTCCACGCAAGCCACCGCTCCCTCCTCCAGTTCTACAACCTCCTTcctgtcttcttcttcagagTTTGGCGGTTTCTCACAAGCCTCCACAGGCTGGAGCTGTGACGTCTGTTTGGTTAATAACAAGCAATCAGACACAAAGTGTGTTTGCTGTGCGGCTCCGCAGCCCAAATCCATGGACAGTAAACAATCATCCGGCACCTCTGTTGGAATGGAGAGCAGCAGCTCaaacaccacctccaccactacAACCACAGGTTTCGACACCATATTTTCCAAACCTGCTGGTACCTGGGACTGTGATACGTGTCTCGTTATAAACAAACCGGATGCAGTAAAGTGTGTGGCCTGTGAAACGGCTAAACCCGGGACAGGGCTCAAACCCTCGCTGACTCTGCCCTCTGCCTTCTCAGCCGTTAAGACTGTATCTTCCCCCACAGCCCCTGTTTCTACAGGGTTCAGTGGATTTGGAGACAAATTCAAAAAACCTGAGGATTCATGGGAGTGTGATACATGTATGGTAGTGAACAAGGCAGAAGACTCTAAGTGTGTGGCCTGTACGAGTGCTAAACCAG GATCTTCAGCAGAAACCTCTTCGTCAGCCACCAGTGCACCAGTGTTTGGATTGGGAGACAAGTTCAAGAAGCCAGAAGGAACCTGGGACTGTGACGTCTGTCTTCTTCAGAATAAGGCTGCTGATGTGCAGTGTGTTGCCTGTCAGGCTGCCAAACCTGGAGCTAGCGTGGAGCCCAAGG CCTTTGGTTCTTTCGGTTCTTCTGCTGGCGGGACTTCAGGATCCTCTACTTTTGGCTCTTCTACCTCTACTCCTGGAGGTTTTAAGTTCGGCACATCAGACAGTACTGCAGCATCTGGCTCTGGAGGTTTCAAGTTTGGGACCTCGTCTTCGGAgtcatcttcttcttcgtcATCAGGTGGATTCAAATTTGGACTCCCATTTGGAAGCTCCTCATCAGAAACTACTTCTAAAGACACTACTGCTTCATCAGGTTTCAAATTCGGCAGTTTTGGAGGTGCCTCCAGTGATGACAAGAAGTCAGACCAGCCCGCAGCTGGTGCTGGATTTAAGTTTGGGGTCGGCGGGGGGATAGTGTTTGGTACTGCCTCATCTACCGCAGATAGCAGCTCCTCTAAAGGAGGCTTCACCTTCGGACTGTCAAAACCTGAAGAGAAAACATCAGACACCACCACAACCTCCTCAGCATCCATTACTTtcactcctccctcttcctccgaAGAAAAGAGTGACACAGCGACGTCATCAAACGACACCACGTCAACAAACACCAAcgcaaccaccacaacaactacCGCAACTGGGTCTGTGTTTTCAAGACTAGGGGAGCGACCACCAGCGACACAAGGGGGCTCTACCTTTGGATCCTTGCAGGCGGGCACGGAGCCAGCTGTTCCCACATTTGCGTTTGGAAagccagaggagaagaaggaagcgGCCGCCCCCTCGGCTCAGCCGACCTTCCTCTTCGGGGCTGCTAGCAAGGATGCAGATTCTGCTCCCGCCAGCACAGGAGGCTTCTCCTTCGGCAAACCCAGTGCTCCAACAGAAcaacctccaccaccaccgtaCACGTTCGGCAAACCAGCCGAGAAGAGTGAAACGTCTACTTCAGAGGCTCCAAAGCCCTCCTTTACTTTTGGACAAAGTGTTGCAG ATTCTACTGCTGCTCCAAAGCCAGCGTTTTCTTTTATGGCTGGAAATCCCTCCAACTCCAAcacttcatcttcctccaccTCGACTCCCAGTCTGTTTGgcaccaccagcagcatcagcagcacctccaccaccaccactacacCGGCACCTGCTCCCTCTGCGGCTCCCAGCACGTTCATGTTCGGGCAGCCTGCTGCAACCTCTAGCGACGCTCCAGCTAAGGCCTTTGTCTTCGGTCAGAGTCAGGACAACCAGCCACCGGCCCCGTCTGCTGCTCCTCTCAACTCTacttcagctccttctccagctcagCCCTTCATCTTTGGTGCTCCTGTCAATGCTGCTCCTGcgcctgctcctgctgctgccccTGCCTTTGGCTTTGGAGCTGCAGCGCCCTCTGCTGCCTCTTCATCAG CAGCTCCATCTACAGCGCCTTCTCCGTTTGTATTCAGCCCGGCCCCCTCTGGTGCCTTCGGGGCCAACCAGACTCCTTCATTCGGTGGATCTTTTGGATCCCCGTTCATAGCCACACCTTCCCAGACCCCTGCTTTTGGGGCCAAACCCAACGCTGCCCCAGTCTTTGGACAGCAGCCCAACTCCACACCTGTATTTGGCGCTGCTGCTAATTCTGCACCAG GTGGAGGCTTTCAGTTCGGAGGAGCCAGTGCTTTTGGAGCCACGAACAACGCCTCAGGTGTGTTTACTTTTGGAGCCGGATCAGCACCCTCCCCTGCCCCGTCTGCCAACCCCTCCATCGCACCCCAGCAGGGAACTCCAGGAGGAGGATTCAACTTCACGCAGCCTCTGGCTTTCAACATTGG gtCGACTAAACCCTTCACTGCCTCTCCAGCTGGACCGCAAGCAATTGCCGGGCGCAAGATCAAGACAGCGGTGCGGCGCAGAAAGTAG
- the nup153 gene encoding nuclear pore complex protein Nup153 isoform X1, with product MAATGGGKIRSRRYHIASKPYAKSKQQQSGLISRVTDTVKSIVPSWLQKYFKNGDAPEGGEPSQRTDQNCQTPPPPNGSEEGPPPLDGRDSPEPSTSNTEPSTSRASLNFQDYVLLRPPLSRSHLHFTPLDVSSPTLGTSSNLFSQPSTSSAPGPFSTGFSLVKEIKDNLSQHEDDNISTTSGFSSRASDKDVPTSKTASLPQLWSPETDRTNSGPQPSQSSLKKPAFNLSVFGTSSNSTLNSTVMNSSQLGDSPFYPGKTTYGGAAAVKSARTRPGTPYQAPVRRQIKAKPAGASPCGVTSATARRILQSLERMSSPLADAKRIPAADSAAMSRSMDSINPDVSHLQSKKKRMDSNLPPVQKLVVPSSPSVSGNRSVSFRPTLTPGGLSRTLDRNTRETPTRQSPQLPEAIAGPSHSTMGSSGPSYPLSSTPAASGVSSGGGKMKRDRTSTRPPSKRLDDDEVAEVPDLPTISLPISTSALPTFSFSSPLPPLTTSSSTSSSPKTLAVTPAKETLTNKDPPKASTPPCVPFTFSSPIVKATAASPPSFSPSAGFTFSAPVAKLGPSMSNGKLTTPIAAAVKPATSKSTEDFEGPFKPAKTLKQGSVLDLLKAPGFASPVAQISPSTKAAVQQTSTQATAPSSSSTTSFLSSSSEFGGFSQASTGWSCDVCLVNNKQSDTKCVCCAAPQPKSMDSKQSSGTSVGMESSSSNTTSTTTTTGFDTIFSKPAGTWDCDTCLVINKPDAVKCVACETAKPGTGLKPSLTLPSAFSAVKTVSSPTAPVSTGFSGFGDKFKKPEDSWECDTCMVVNKAEDSKCVACTSAKPGSSAETSSSATSAPVFGLGDKFKKPEGTWDCDVCLLQNKAADVQCVACQAAKPGASVEPKAFGSFGSSAGGTSGSSTFGSSTSTPGGFKFGTSDSTAASGSGGFKFGTSSSESSSSSSSGGFKFGLPFGSSSSETTSKDTTASSGFKFGSFGGASSDDKKSDQPAAGAGFKFGVGGGIVFGTASSTADSSSSKGGFTFGLSKPEEKTSDTTTTSSASITFTPPSSSEEKSDTATSSNDTTSTNTNATTTTTTATGSVFSRLGERPPATQGGSTFGSLQAGTEPAVPTFAFGKPEEKKEAAAPSAQPTFLFGAASKDADSAPASTGGFSFGKPSAPTEQPPPPPYTFGKPAEKSETSTSEAPKPSFTFGQSVADSTAAPKPAFSFMAGNPSNSNTSSSSTSTPSLFGTTSSISSTSTTTTTPAPAPSAAPSTFMFGQPAATSSDAPAKAFVFGQSQDNQPPAPSAAPLNSTSAPSPAQPFIFGAPVNAAPAPAPAAAPAFGFGAAAPSAASSSAAPSTAPSPFVFSPAPSGAFGANQTPSFGGSFGSPFIATPSQTPAFGAKPNAAPVFGQQPNSTPVFGAAANSAPGGGFQFGGASAFGATNNASGVFTFGAGSAPSPAPSANPSIAPQQGTPGGGFNFTQPLAFNIGSTKPFTASPAGPQAIAGRKIKTAVRRRK from the exons CGACCCTGGGGACCTCCAGCAACCTCTTCTCCcagccctccacctcctcagccCCTGGACCTTTTTCCACAGGCTTCTCCTTGGTCAAAGAAATCAAGGATAACCTCTCACAGCATGAAGATGATAACATTTCCACCACAAGTGGATTTTCCTCCCGTGCATCTGACAAGG aTGTCCCCACTTCCAAAACGGCATCACTTCCTCAGCTTTGGTCCCCTGAGACGGACAGAACAAATTCTGGGCCTCAGCCTTCCCAGTCCAGTCTTAAAAAGCCTGCGTTCAACCTGTCTGTCTTTGGAACCTCCTCCAAT tcGACATTAAACAGCACAGTGATGAACTCCAGCCAGCTTGGAGATTCACCTTTCTACCCCGGGAAGACGACATACGGTGGGGCAGCCGCAGTCAAAAGTGCCCGCACTCGCCCTGGAACACCATACCAG GCCCCAGTGAGGAGACAGATTAAGGCCAAGCCTGCTGGTGCTTCGCCATGTGGAGTGACCAGCGCCACAGCCAGACGCATCCTGCAGTCCTTGGAGCGTATGTCGAGCCCACTGGCT GATGCCAAGAGAATCCCAGCAGCAGATTCAGCAGCCATGTCAAGA TCAATGGACAGCATAAATCCAGATGTTTCACATCTCCAGTCAAAAAAGAAACGG ATGGACTCAAACCTCCCACCAGTGCAGAAACTTGTGGTACCTTCTTCACCATCTGTGTCAGGAAACCGCTCCGTGTCCTTCAGGCCAACTTTAACCCCTGGAGGACTGAGCCGAACTCTTGACAGGAACACAAGAGAGACG CCCACAAGACAATCACCACAACTACCTGAAGCAATCGCGGGTCCATCTCACAG CACAATGGGTTCTAGCGGCCCATCCTATCCACTGTCCAGCACACCTGCAGCCAGCGGTGTGAGCTCCGGAGGGGGCAAGATGAAGCGAGATAGGACCAGTACACGCCCCCCGTCCAAACGACTGGACGACGATGAG GTGGCCGAAGTACCGGACCTCCCGACCATTTCACTTCCCATCAGCACATCTGCCTTGCCcaccttcagcttctcctctccCCTACCACCTCTCACCACTTCCTCCTCTACCAGCTCCTCCCCCAAGACCCTTGCGGTCACCCCCGCTAAGGAAACACTCACAAATAAG gatCCACCAAAGGCATCAACGCCCCCCTGTGTACCTTTTACATTTTCCTCCCCTATTGTCAAGGCCACTGCTGCTAGCCcaccttccttttctccttct GCTGGATTTACTTTCAGTGCACCTGTAGCAAAGTTGGGTCCCTCCATGTCAAATGGAAAACTGACCACACCCAtagcagcagcag tgaAGCCAGCAACGAGCAAAAGCACCGAAGATTTTGAAGGACCTTTCAAACCAGCCAAAACTCTAAAGCAGGGGAGCGTGCTGGATCTCCTCAAAGCTCCTG GCTTTGCTTCTCCAGTTGCTCAGATTTCCCCAAGCACCAAAGCTGCTGTCCAGCAGACGTCCACGCAAGCCACCGCTCCCTCCTCCAGTTCTACAACCTCCTTcctgtcttcttcttcagagTTTGGCGGTTTCTCACAAGCCTCCACAGGCTGGAGCTGTGACGTCTGTTTGGTTAATAACAAGCAATCAGACACAAAGTGTGTTTGCTGTGCGGCTCCGCAGCCCAAATCCATGGACAGTAAACAATCATCCGGCACCTCTGTTGGAATGGAGAGCAGCAGCTCaaacaccacctccaccactacAACCACAGGTTTCGACACCATATTTTCCAAACCTGCTGGTACCTGGGACTGTGATACGTGTCTCGTTATAAACAAACCGGATGCAGTAAAGTGTGTGGCCTGTGAAACGGCTAAACCCGGGACAGGGCTCAAACCCTCGCTGACTCTGCCCTCTGCCTTCTCAGCCGTTAAGACTGTATCTTCCCCCACAGCCCCTGTTTCTACAGGGTTCAGTGGATTTGGAGACAAATTCAAAAAACCTGAGGATTCATGGGAGTGTGATACATGTATGGTAGTGAACAAGGCAGAAGACTCTAAGTGTGTGGCCTGTACGAGTGCTAAACCAG GATCTTCAGCAGAAACCTCTTCGTCAGCCACCAGTGCACCAGTGTTTGGATTGGGAGACAAGTTCAAGAAGCCAGAAGGAACCTGGGACTGTGACGTCTGTCTTCTTCAGAATAAGGCTGCTGATGTGCAGTGTGTTGCCTGTCAGGCTGCCAAACCTGGAGCTAGCGTGGAGCCCAAGG CCTTTGGTTCTTTCGGTTCTTCTGCTGGCGGGACTTCAGGATCCTCTACTTTTGGCTCTTCTACCTCTACTCCTGGAGGTTTTAAGTTCGGCACATCAGACAGTACTGCAGCATCTGGCTCTGGAGGTTTCAAGTTTGGGACCTCGTCTTCGGAgtcatcttcttcttcgtcATCAGGTGGATTCAAATTTGGACTCCCATTTGGAAGCTCCTCATCAGAAACTACTTCTAAAGACACTACTGCTTCATCAGGTTTCAAATTCGGCAGTTTTGGAGGTGCCTCCAGTGATGACAAGAAGTCAGACCAGCCCGCAGCTGGTGCTGGATTTAAGTTTGGGGTCGGCGGGGGGATAGTGTTTGGTACTGCCTCATCTACCGCAGATAGCAGCTCCTCTAAAGGAGGCTTCACCTTCGGACTGTCAAAACCTGAAGAGAAAACATCAGACACCACCACAACCTCCTCAGCATCCATTACTTtcactcctccctcttcctccgaAGAAAAGAGTGACACAGCGACGTCATCAAACGACACCACGTCAACAAACACCAAcgcaaccaccacaacaactacCGCAACTGGGTCTGTGTTTTCAAGACTAGGGGAGCGACCACCAGCGACACAAGGGGGCTCTACCTTTGGATCCTTGCAGGCGGGCACGGAGCCAGCTGTTCCCACATTTGCGTTTGGAAagccagaggagaagaaggaagcgGCCGCCCCCTCGGCTCAGCCGACCTTCCTCTTCGGGGCTGCTAGCAAGGATGCAGATTCTGCTCCCGCCAGCACAGGAGGCTTCTCCTTCGGCAAACCCAGTGCTCCAACAGAAcaacctccaccaccaccgtaCACGTTCGGCAAACCAGCCGAGAAGAGTGAAACGTCTACTTCAGAGGCTCCAAAGCCCTCCTTTACTTTTGGACAAAGTGTTGCAG ATTCTACTGCTGCTCCAAAGCCAGCGTTTTCTTTTATGGCTGGAAATCCCTCCAACTCCAAcacttcatcttcctccaccTCGACTCCCAGTCTGTTTGgcaccaccagcagcatcagcagcacctccaccaccaccactacacCGGCACCTGCTCCCTCTGCGGCTCCCAGCACGTTCATGTTCGGGCAGCCTGCTGCAACCTCTAGCGACGCTCCAGCTAAGGCCTTTGTCTTCGGTCAGAGTCAGGACAACCAGCCACCGGCCCCGTCTGCTGCTCCTCTCAACTCTacttcagctccttctccagctcagCCCTTCATCTTTGGTGCTCCTGTCAATGCTGCTCCTGcgcctgctcctgctgctgccccTGCCTTTGGCTTTGGAGCTGCAGCGCCCTCTGCTGCCTCTTCATCAG CAGCTCCATCTACAGCGCCTTCTCCGTTTGTATTCAGCCCGGCCCCCTCTGGTGCCTTCGGGGCCAACCAGACTCCTTCATTCGGTGGATCTTTTGGATCCCCGTTCATAGCCACACCTTCCCAGACCCCTGCTTTTGGGGCCAAACCCAACGCTGCCCCAGTCTTTGGACAGCAGCCCAACTCCACACCTGTATTTGGCGCTGCTGCTAATTCTGCACCAG GTGGAGGCTTTCAGTTCGGAGGAGCCAGTGCTTTTGGAGCCACGAACAACGCCTCAGGTGTGTTTACTTTTGGAGCCGGATCAGCACCCTCCCCTGCCCCGTCTGCCAACCCCTCCATCGCACCCCAGCAGGGAACTCCAGGAGGAGGATTCAACTTCACGCAGCCTCTGGCTTTCAACATTGG gtCGACTAAACCCTTCACTGCCTCTCCAGCTGGACCGCAAGCAATTGCCGGGCGCAAGATCAAGACAGCGGTGCGGCGCAGAAAGTAG